Proteins encoded in a region of the Bacillus sp. T3 genome:
- a CDS encoding MDR family MFS transporter, with translation MSNSTVEPSFIESQEFSIKSIIAPLLAVIVGMIMVILDSTVVNVAIPKLVDYFNTDLKTVQWTVTGYTLALSAVIPLAGWMTDKFGSKKIFLLTIAFFTFGSVLCALAQSPLQLIIFRVIQGLGGGMVAPIGMAMVFKLAPPHKRGSIMGVLGIPMLMAPALGPVLSGWLVDSVSWHWIFMINLPIGIIALILGMKFLPKGEPHEAPHLDKIGMVMGPLAFAMLTYGVSEGGSSWTSTNTIVGLSVGFGALLIFIVVELMQKQPLLELRVFRSSHFTRGIILAWMAQVALFGSMILTPLYLQQLRGYTAFETGLILLPQALASAIFMPISGRLFDKIGARPLAFTGLGIISTGLFLFSRITVDTNLEMILLSLFLIGSGMGLTMMPVNTHVLNSAPRKLVSRVTPLTTAAQQVVVSFAVAGLTGYLTSQIDENMKEVVKGVSPVEAATNGFADTYFLAACLAIGGFVFSLFLRKPKSQPEEPGQQDKPDPGMMAGH, from the coding sequence ATGTCAAATTCAACTGTGGAGCCGAGTTTCATAGAATCACAGGAGTTCTCGATCAAATCCATTATCGCTCCACTCTTAGCCGTCATCGTTGGCATGATTATGGTTATTCTGGATAGCACGGTTGTCAATGTCGCCATTCCGAAATTGGTTGACTATTTTAATACAGACCTGAAAACCGTTCAATGGACGGTAACAGGATACACCTTGGCACTATCAGCGGTTATCCCACTTGCCGGTTGGATGACCGATAAATTCGGTTCAAAGAAAATCTTTTTACTCACCATCGCATTTTTTACATTCGGCTCTGTATTATGTGCGCTCGCCCAATCGCCGTTGCAACTGATTATCTTCCGGGTCATTCAAGGTCTAGGCGGGGGAATGGTCGCTCCTATTGGAATGGCCATGGTTTTTAAGCTTGCTCCACCGCATAAACGGGGATCAATCATGGGGGTACTTGGAATTCCGATGCTGATGGCTCCGGCACTTGGACCTGTGTTATCAGGTTGGCTTGTAGATTCTGTAAGCTGGCACTGGATTTTTATGATTAATCTGCCAATCGGAATCATTGCCTTGATTCTAGGTATGAAGTTCCTTCCGAAAGGTGAACCGCATGAAGCACCTCATCTCGATAAAATTGGTATGGTCATGGGTCCATTAGCCTTTGCAATGCTGACATACGGTGTGAGTGAGGGCGGTTCGAGCTGGACATCGACAAATACGATTGTCGGTTTAAGTGTCGGTTTCGGGGCCTTGCTTATCTTTATCGTTGTCGAGCTTATGCAAAAACAACCATTACTTGAATTGCGTGTGTTCCGTTCATCACATTTTACTCGCGGAATCATTCTTGCTTGGATGGCACAGGTTGCCTTGTTTGGCTCGATGATATTGACCCCACTGTATTTGCAACAGCTTCGTGGATATACCGCATTTGAGACCGGATTAATTTTATTACCGCAAGCATTGGCCTCAGCAATCTTTATGCCAATCAGCGGTCGGTTGTTTGATAAAATCGGGGCCAGACCATTGGCATTTACTGGTCTTGGCATCATTTCAACAGGACTTTTCCTGTTTTCCCGAATTACTGTCGATACTAATCTTGAGATGATCCTGCTCTCTTTATTTTTAATTGGAAGCGGGATGGGATTGACGATGATGCCGGTCAACACACATGTGTTGAATTCGGCTCCGCGCAAGTTAGTCAGCAGGGTCACACCACTTACAACCGCTGCCCAGCAGGTTGTCGTTTCATTTGCCGTAGCGGGACTAACTGGTTATTTAACATCCCAGATTGATGAAAATATGAAGGAAGTTGTGAAAGGGGTCAGCCCGGTAGAAGCCGCGACAAACGGATTTGCGGATACGTATTTCTTAGCTGCTTGTCTGGCTATTGGAGGATTCGTGTTTAGCTTATTCCTGCGGAAGCCGAAAAGCCAACCAGAAGAACCGGGTCAACAAGACAAACCAGATCCAGGAATGATGGCTGGCCACTAA
- a CDS encoding IS4 family transposase, producing MNNKSIGQEILMCQCLSLLPTEDFDCPLIDYGKRLSTKALLKIFVAAQLDQWCSYSHMEEKLRAFPTLRKEIGIKSISGSQLSRRINDLPTEMVQKMFVKVVKKIHELTQGLEGLSKDIGRLNIVDSTEISLPENLCDWAFISKGHNAVKMHTRLVVVSKDIAYPDKIVPSTGTVSDFESSDFIIEDFDATYVMDRGYPSKKNLMDWLERNISFVVRISKNLVTNTLEEYEPTHPSVKRDEKVNFGISNVPVRYIEFWDEKGRTYRILTTRFDLTDQQILEIYKSRWLIELFFKWIKGHLKLTKVWSTKPQGIWNQMFLALIALGVSLIIKLQTKSKKTPWEFFRVLRTYLYLPGRRMLKELNRKRKKSKGRQKVPKPLVKEKPLFGNVAVVKKAGKKKEN from the coding sequence TTGAATAATAAAAGTATAGGCCAAGAAATCTTGATGTGTCAATGCTTATCTCTACTTCCAACAGAGGATTTTGATTGTCCACTGATTGATTATGGAAAGAGGCTTTCTACAAAGGCTTTATTAAAAATTTTTGTTGCAGCTCAGCTAGATCAATGGTGCTCGTACAGTCATATGGAAGAAAAGTTAAGGGCTTTTCCTACTCTCAGGAAAGAAATTGGTATTAAAAGTATTAGTGGCTCTCAATTAAGCCGACGGATTAACGACCTTCCAACAGAAATGGTTCAAAAAATGTTTGTAAAAGTAGTTAAGAAAATTCATGAGTTAACCCAAGGTTTAGAAGGATTATCAAAGGACATCGGTCGATTAAATATAGTAGATTCAACGGAAATTAGCTTACCAGAAAATCTTTGTGATTGGGCTTTTATCTCCAAAGGCCACAATGCGGTCAAAATGCATACTAGACTCGTTGTGGTTTCTAAAGATATCGCCTATCCAGATAAAATTGTTCCTTCCACTGGTACTGTGAGTGATTTTGAAAGCTCCGATTTCATCATTGAAGATTTTGATGCCACCTATGTAATGGACAGAGGTTATCCTTCCAAAAAGAATTTAATGGATTGGCTCGAGAGGAATATTTCATTTGTAGTCCGAATAAGCAAGAATCTGGTAACTAATACGTTAGAAGAATATGAACCGACTCATCCATCGGTAAAAAGAGATGAAAAAGTGAATTTTGGGATTTCAAATGTACCGGTTCGGTACATAGAATTTTGGGATGAAAAAGGGAGAACCTACCGAATTTTAACGACACGCTTTGATTTAACTGATCAACAGATCCTAGAAATCTACAAGAGCCGCTGGCTTATCGAACTTTTTTTCAAGTGGATTAAGGGACACCTAAAACTAACAAAGGTCTGGAGTACAAAACCACAAGGAATTTGGAATCAAATGTTCTTAGCCCTTATTGCGTTAGGTGTTTCACTCATCATAAAACTTCAAACTAAGTCGAAAAAAACACCTTGGGAATTCTTTCGGGTTCTTCGAACGTATTTGTATTTACCCGGCAGAAGAATGTTAAAAGAATTAAACAGAAAAAGGAAAAAATCAAAGGGGAGACAAAAAGTCCCTAAACCTTTAGTGAAAGAAAAACCGTTGTTTGGAAACGTCGCTGTGGTGAAAAAGGCAGGAAAAAAGAAAGAAAACTAA
- a CDS encoding DUF192 domain-containing protein: protein MKIFRQNHDIDVPILIKVCDRFWPRFRGLMFRRKPLVDEGILLVPCNSIHMFFMFFPIDVVFLDRNDVVVVVRKNVKPNMMIFPIRGAEKVLELPIGTVEKYSIEVKDQIVL from the coding sequence GTGAAAATTTTTAGACAAAATCATGACATAGATGTGCCGATTTTGATTAAGGTTTGCGATCGGTTCTGGCCGCGCTTCAGGGGCCTTATGTTTAGAAGGAAACCTCTTGTAGATGAAGGGATTTTGCTTGTACCCTGCAATTCGATTCATATGTTTTTCATGTTTTTCCCGATTGATGTTGTGTTTCTTGACCGAAATGATGTCGTCGTCGTTGTTCGGAAGAATGTGAAACCCAATATGATGATCTTTCCGATTCGTGGCGCTGAGAAGGTTTTAGAACTGCCTATTGGGACAGTGGAAAAATATTCGATAGAGGTTAAGGACCAGATAGTACTTTAG
- a CDS encoding Flp family type IVb pilin: MMEKIKGLFSEEKGQGMTEYGLILGLIALAVVVILTTFGETLTTKFTEIKDELLNAGSTTTTTPSGS; encoded by the coding sequence ATGATGGAGAAAATCAAAGGCCTTTTCTCAGAAGAGAAGGGGCAAGGCATGACTGAGTACGGCTTAATTTTAGGACTAATCGCTCTTGCAGTTGTGGTAATTTTAACAACATTTGGCGAAACACTAACAACCAAGTTTACGGAAATTAAAGATGAGCTATTGAACGCAGGTTCAACAACGACAACGACTCCTTCTGGGTCATAA